A stretch of Episyrphus balteatus chromosome 2, idEpiBalt1.1, whole genome shotgun sequence DNA encodes these proteins:
- the LOC129908912 gene encoding tyrosine aminotransferase encodes MRTSDSISDTDHEETSFTKSSGWKIRSSKLARNTHNRIREIVESLKIEPNPEKPMIPLSIGDPTIFGNLEASVETINAVKCAIESGKYNGYAHTAGHEEARKAIVEYVAHQGPVTPNDIIICSGCSSALEICILTLADEGQNILVPRPGFCLYNTLCEGLGIEVRYYNLLPEKEWEADLEQMESLIDNNTASILINNPSNPCGSVFSKTHLQKILKLAGKYYLPIIADEIYEHFVFTGSKHIAISSLSKDVPILSCGGLTKRFLVPGWRTGWIVIHDRDNRLSDITKGLKQMAARILGSNTLVQGALPDILRNTPQSYFDGVLDILSQNAKSAYDALKDVAGLKPILPRGAMYMMVGIDIASFPSFPNDLEFVQDLVNEQSVFCLPGSCFEYPNYFRIVLTVPYEMIEEACSRISEFCEKHYKNDENLIKCDFLQPVSS; translated from the exons ATGCGCACATCTGACTCCATCAGTGATACAGACCACGAAGAAACAAGTTTCACAAAATCTTCAGGATggaaaattcgttcttcaaaatTGGCGCGAAATACTCACAACCGAATTCGGGAAATAGTTGAGTCCTTGAAAATTGAACCAAATCCTGAAAAACCAATGATTCCGTTGTCTATTG GTGATCCAACAATTTTCGGAAATTTGGAGGCTTCAGTTGAAACAATAAACGCCGTTAAATGCGCTATTGAAAGTGGAAAATATAATGGATATGCACATACCGCTGGGCATGAAGAAGCCCGTAAAGCTATTGTAGAGTATGTTGCCCACCAAGGACCTGTAACTCCTAATGACATCATTATTTGTAGCGGATGCTCTTCAGCATTAGAAATATGCATACTAACACTAGCAGATGAAGGCCAAAACATTCTGGTTCCTAGGCCAGGTTTTTGCTTGTATAATACACTCTGCGAAGGATTGGGAATTGAAGTTCGTTACTATAATCTACTCCCTGAAAAAGAATGGGAAGCAGACCTCGAACAAATGGAAAGCTTAATTGATAACAATACTGCTTCCATTTTGATAAATAATCCTAGTAACCCTTGTGGAAGTGTATTTTCTAAAACCCATTtacaaaaaatacttaaattagCAGGAAAATATTATTTGCCAATTATTGCAGACGAG ATCTATGAACACTTTGTTTTTACTGGTTCAAAACATATTGCGATTAGCTCTCTATCAAAAGATGTGCCGATTTTGTCATGTGGCGGTCTTACAAAACGATTTCTTGTTCCTGGTTGGAGGACAGGCTGGATAGTAATACACGACCGTGATAACCGATTGAGTGATATAACAAAAGGTTTGAAACAAATGGCAGCACGTATACTTGGATCCAATACATTGGTTCAAGGTGCTCTGCCGGATATTCTGCGCAATACACCTCAGAGCTATTTTGATGGTGTTCTTGATATTTTGTCG CAAAACGCAAAGAGTGCATACGATGCTCTGAAAGATGTTGCTGGATTGAAACCAATTCTACCTAGAGGTGCTATGTACATGATGGTAGGAATTGATATAGCATCATTTCCATCGTTTCCAAATGATCTAGAATTTGTGCAAGATCTCGTTAATGAGCAGAGTGTATTCTGCTTGCCAGGAAGCTGTTTCGAGTATCCAAATTATTTTCGAATTGTACTTACAGTACCTTATGAAATGATTGAAGAGGCTTGTTCCAGAATATCTGAATTTTGTGAAAAGCATtacaaaaatgatgaaaatttaattaagtgCGATTTTCTTCAGCCAGTTAGTAGCTAA